A genomic segment from Cyprinus carpio isolate SPL01 chromosome A22, ASM1834038v1, whole genome shotgun sequence encodes:
- the LOC122135048 gene encoding C-type natriuretic peptide 4-like, with protein sequence MISSHLVACGLILTLLSVSTETKPLTQAEQRSLRMLLGEELSEFLASDESQRRMENRVRLLRDLRMDTRAKGPWARILNEQPGSRRLKAGSKKGGSTGRSGCFGHKMDRIGTMSGMGCQPSHYQPANNLSMSESRTSSILDRTDLVAPLLRKNLENQTHGTKPLRRPFVGTMKHTTEIK encoded by the exons ATGATCAGCTCGCATTTGGTGGCTTGTGGACTTATTCTGACCCTGCTATCCGTCAGCACGGAGACAAAACCACTAACGCAGGCAGAACAGAGG TCCCTGCGGATGCTGTTGGGAGAGGAGCTGTCTGAGTTCCTGGCGTCCGATGAGAGCCAGAGGAGGATGGAGAACAGGGTTCGTCTGCTCAGGGACCTCCGCATGGACACTCGGGCCAAGGGCCCTTGGGCTCGGATCCTGAACGAGCAGCCCGGCTCACGCAGACTCAAAGCTGGATCTAAGAAGGGAGGATCGACGGGCAGGAGCGGATGCTTCGGACACAAGATGGACAGGATAGGAACCATGAGCGGAATGGGCTGTCAACCCTCTCATTACCAGCCTGCAAATAACCTCTCGATG AGCGAATCACGGACGTCATCGATTTTGGACAGAACAGACTTAGTTGCTCCTCTTCTGAGGAAAAACCTAGAGAATCAGACTCATGGTACGAAGCCACTACGACGACCATTTGTGGGGACAATGAAAcatacaactgaaataaaataa